A single genomic interval of Leptospira dzoumogneensis harbors:
- a CDS encoding PAS domain S-box protein, with translation MQESLEKLVYHWIQNDWEVFQFIQTEGLDGVWVLDLSDRNRFWINPKLKSVLGFSGSDSDLSSVHWKDLFFKKDHELIDPQIDKIQGSTTLSIRYKTLSGAELETDTKLKILKNGSGDQICIGGIKIIQGSEIHSLKKELDFLFLINTLPDLVGYWDSNLINRLANDAYQEWFGIETKKIVGQHIRTVLGDQLFELNYPYIQGALKGETQLFERRVPSPDGQHSRYTLTKYIPDFRDGKVVGFSVIVNDISEIRNAELANLRLAKIVESSDDAIIGKDLDGSIISWNHGAEKIFGYSSAEMIGAKFDLLVPDESKPLESRINLKIKSEKENLQFESVRKAKDGHWIEMSITLSPMFDSSGKMTGSAEIARDIGERKRMESSFRSAFEYSAIGMAILDPQGRWMQVNGNLIKLLGYDWEELSKLTFKDITYEEDLGKDLQLLSETLDGKRSGYHLEKRYIKKDGEIVWALLSVALVRDADGRPNHFISQIMDIDEIKKAEEQLRHAKELLEQTNKLVRIGVWDLDLKNNNETWSGVTREMFEVPSDFEPSKRGTLRFVKEGENRDKTFEAISKLIKDGEPYDLEIQLVTAKGNELWVRIVGSAEFENKECVRIYGAFYDIDKRKKAELELFREKSRLSAFVEHAPAAVAMFDEEIKYVAVSERWLTEYQIPGKNIVGLSHYEVFPNVSKEWKEIHQRCLSGEVLKNDEDVWRPEGWDHDQYLRWEVRPWYQLDGSIGGIMMFTQDITESCLQREELKKAKLAAEQANKAKSDFLANMSHEIRTPLNGIIGFSDLLLRTSMDSTQHQYMMTVFQSAESLLDIINDILDFSKIEAGKLELSYEKTNLLELCSQIVNTIKFQAQKKGLEVIVNVAWDVPRFVKADSIRLRQIIVNLFSNSVKFTEQGEIEFKIELIKKISETEGEFRFSVRDTGIGIAPDAKDKIFEAFTQGDVSTTRRFGGTGLGLAISNKLLSIMGSGLQLKSELGKGSTFYFDLKLNISETVGEDWIRLRSIRKVLVADKDQENVKLIGEMLSMQNIPADFSKNGEEMLQTLSSGNRYDIILMDSEMPEGDGLELVRKVREDLKIRSEDQPIVLIVNPEEGELVTEKSRKLGVQEVISKPIHMQKLFDILARNQIFKEPFEFPLNRRDQEGATIHKTATVLIAEDNSVNMMLAKSIVKRILPKAKCIEALTGKEAVDKFREINPDLIFMDIQMPEMNGYEAAKAIRILEKDGHRVPIIAVTAGIVSGERERCLEAGMDDYISKPAVKADFARIIFRWMS, from the coding sequence ATGCAAGAATCCCTGGAAAAGTTAGTCTATCACTGGATACAAAACGATTGGGAAGTTTTCCAGTTCATTCAAACCGAAGGTTTGGATGGTGTTTGGGTTTTGGATCTTTCGGATAGAAATAGATTTTGGATCAATCCAAAGCTCAAATCTGTTCTTGGATTTTCGGGATCCGACTCCGATCTTTCTTCCGTTCATTGGAAGGATCTATTCTTTAAAAAAGATCATGAGCTGATTGATCCTCAAATAGATAAGATCCAAGGATCAACAACTCTTTCCATTCGTTATAAGACACTCTCCGGTGCGGAACTCGAGACGGATACTAAACTTAAAATCCTAAAGAACGGGTCCGGCGATCAAATTTGTATCGGAGGAATTAAGATCATCCAAGGATCGGAGATCCATTCCTTAAAAAAAGAATTAGATTTTCTTTTTCTGATAAATACTCTTCCGGATCTGGTTGGCTATTGGGATTCCAATTTGATCAATCGATTGGCGAATGACGCCTATCAAGAATGGTTCGGGATAGAGACGAAAAAGATAGTAGGTCAGCATATAAGGACGGTTTTAGGCGATCAGTTATTCGAATTAAATTATCCTTATATACAAGGCGCTTTAAAAGGAGAAACGCAGTTATTTGAAAGAAGGGTACCTTCTCCTGACGGGCAGCATTCCAGATATACATTAACAAAATATATACCTGACTTCAGGGATGGAAAGGTAGTAGGATTTTCGGTAATCGTTAACGATATTTCTGAGATCCGAAATGCGGAGCTCGCTAATCTTCGTCTGGCAAAAATTGTGGAGTCTTCCGACGACGCGATTATCGGCAAAGACTTGGATGGTAGTATTATATCTTGGAATCATGGGGCGGAGAAAATTTTCGGTTATAGTTCTGCGGAAATGATAGGAGCTAAATTTGATCTATTGGTTCCGGACGAATCCAAACCTTTAGAATCCAGGATCAATCTTAAGATCAAATCTGAAAAAGAGAACCTCCAGTTTGAATCGGTTCGAAAGGCAAAAGACGGTCATTGGATCGAAATGTCCATCACGCTCTCTCCTATGTTCGATTCCTCGGGAAAGATGACAGGTTCAGCGGAGATCGCAAGAGATATTGGCGAAAGAAAAAGAATGGAAAGTTCTTTTAGAAGCGCATTCGAATATTCTGCGATCGGAATGGCCATCTTAGATCCGCAGGGAAGATGGATGCAAGTGAATGGAAATCTGATTAAGTTACTTGGATACGATTGGGAAGAATTGTCCAAGCTTACTTTTAAGGACATAACTTACGAGGAGGATCTTGGAAAAGATCTTCAGTTGTTATCGGAGACTTTGGACGGTAAAAGGTCAGGTTATCATTTAGAAAAACGTTATATTAAAAAGGACGGAGAGATCGTATGGGCCCTTCTTTCCGTGGCATTGGTCCGAGATGCAGACGGGAGACCCAACCATTTTATCTCCCAGATCATGGACATAGACGAGATCAAAAAGGCCGAGGAACAATTACGTCATGCAAAAGAACTTCTGGAACAGACGAATAAGCTGGTAAGGATCGGTGTCTGGGATCTGGATCTAAAGAACAATAACGAAACCTGGTCGGGTGTTACAAGGGAAATGTTCGAAGTTCCTTCCGATTTTGAACCTAGTAAAAGAGGAACATTAAGATTCGTTAAAGAAGGAGAAAATCGAGACAAAACTTTCGAAGCAATCTCTAAGCTTATAAAAGATGGTGAACCTTACGATCTAGAAATCCAGTTGGTCACGGCAAAAGGGAACGAACTTTGGGTCAGGATCGTAGGGAGCGCGGAATTCGAGAATAAAGAATGTGTCCGGATTTACGGAGCATTCTACGATATTGATAAAAGAAAGAAGGCGGAACTGGAATTGTTCCGAGAAAAATCCAGGCTTTCCGCATTCGTTGAACATGCTCCAGCCGCAGTCGCTATGTTTGATGAGGAGATCAAATATGTAGCAGTCAGTGAAAGATGGTTAACCGAATATCAGATACCCGGAAAAAATATAGTAGGTCTCTCTCATTACGAAGTATTTCCGAATGTTTCTAAAGAATGGAAGGAAATACATCAGAGATGTTTATCCGGAGAAGTTTTAAAGAATGATGAAGATGTATGGAGACCCGAGGGTTGGGACCATGACCAATATCTTCGCTGGGAAGTAAGGCCTTGGTACCAGTTGGACGGTTCTATAGGCGGGATCATGATGTTCACCCAGGACATCACTGAAAGTTGTCTGCAAAGAGAAGAATTAAAAAAAGCAAAGCTGGCCGCCGAACAGGCGAATAAGGCAAAATCCGATTTCTTGGCAAATATGAGCCATGAGATCAGAACTCCTTTGAATGGGATCATAGGGTTCTCCGATCTACTCCTGAGAACTTCCATGGATTCCACTCAGCATCAATATATGATGACCGTATTTCAGTCCGCCGAGTCATTGCTGGATATTATCAATGATATATTAGATTTTTCTAAAATTGAAGCGGGGAAGCTGGAATTATCCTACGAAAAAACGAATCTTTTGGAACTTTGCAGTCAGATCGTAAATACGATCAAGTTCCAAGCCCAAAAAAAAGGATTAGAAGTAATAGTAAATGTCGCCTGGGACGTACCCCGTTTCGTAAAAGCGGATAGTATAAGGCTTAGACAGATCATAGTGAACCTGTTCAGTAACTCGGTAAAGTTTACCGAACAAGGTGAGATAGAATTTAAGATAGAACTTATTAAAAAAATATCGGAAACAGAAGGAGAGTTTAGGTTCTCCGTAAGAGATACAGGTATCGGGATCGCACCCGACGCGAAGGACAAAATATTCGAAGCATTTACTCAAGGAGATGTATCTACCACGCGCAGGTTCGGAGGGACCGGTTTAGGGCTCGCAATCTCCAATAAACTTTTATCTATAATGGGCAGCGGTCTCCAACTGAAAAGTGAATTAGGAAAAGGAAGCACATTCTATTTCGATCTTAAACTGAATATTTCCGAAACTGTGGGAGAAGATTGGATCAGACTTCGTTCGATCAGGAAGGTTTTGGTCGCAGACAAGGATCAAGAAAACGTAAAATTGATCGGAGAAATGTTGTCCATGCAAAATATTCCTGCGGACTTTTCCAAAAACGGAGAGGAGATGCTACAAACATTATCCAGCGGTAATAGATATGATATCATTCTGATGGATTCCGAAATGCCGGAAGGAGACGGCCTTGAGTTAGTTCGAAAAGTAAGAGAAGATCTAAAGATCAGAAGCGAGGATCAACCGATCGTATTGATCGTAAATCCGGAAGAAGGAGAGCTAGTCACCGAGAAGTCCAGAAAGCTTGGAGTCCAAGAAGTGATCTCTAAACCGATCCATATGCAAAAACTATTCGATATTCTCGCTAGAAATCAGATCTTTAAAGAACCATTCGAATTCCCTTTGAATAGAAGAGACCAAGAAGGAGCTACTATTCACAAAACTGCTACTGTTTTGATCGCAGAAGATAACTCGGTAAATATGATGCTCGCAAAAAGTATCGTCAAAAGGATCCTCCCCAAGGCAAAATGTATAGAGGCGCTGACTGGAAAAGAGGCAGTCGATAAATTTAGAGAGATCAACCCCGATCTGATCTTTATGGATATACAAATGCCGGAGATGAACGGTTACGAGGCTGCTAAGGCGATCCGTATATTAGAAAAAGACGGGCATAGGGTTCCTATCATTGCGGTAACTGCAGGTATCGTTTCCGGTGAAAGAGAAAGATGTTTAGAAGCAGGCATGGATGATTATATCAGTAAGCCTGCGGTAAAAGCGGATTTTGCCCGGATTATATTCCGCTGGATGAGTTGA
- a CDS encoding DUF418 domain-containing protein has product MKDRIGFIDFLRGFALLGILVVNLPYFSKPMYLVASLGENSTLLDSIASWIVAFFFESKFYVLFSFLFGYGFFIQLENNPETNSRSRYFRRIFGLGILGLLHGIFLFIGDILLSYAILGALLWFLRNRTSSWLFKLSLVCLTVAVFCRIGMSLAEVEFKSQLEANLPRLLEESRKAYLGGFWESNLQRTKDTILSIPFLVFYQWPTVLSMFALGFYAAKNSIFTDWEKTKPGFKKIFPWALVLGILGNLVYTLHSRHILPENPNVFLKILYAISDTFSAPALTFCYVYLLGNYYHSGRSFADRIWFETMGKFSLTCYLGESLVCTWIFCGWGLGYFDQIGSYIVLLLTVPIWIFWGAFSLIWKSNFSLGPMEWILRSWTYWKKIKIV; this is encoded by the coding sequence ATGAAAGATAGGATAGGTTTCATAGACTTTTTAAGAGGATTTGCACTATTAGGGATACTCGTAGTCAACCTGCCCTACTTTTCTAAACCTATGTATCTGGTCGCTTCCTTAGGAGAAAATTCCACTCTTTTGGATTCGATAGCTTCTTGGATCGTGGCATTCTTTTTTGAATCTAAATTTTACGTGTTGTTCTCCTTTTTATTCGGTTACGGATTTTTTATCCAATTAGAGAATAATCCGGAAACAAATTCCAGATCCAGATATTTCAGAAGAATATTCGGTTTAGGAATATTAGGACTTCTTCATGGGATCTTTTTATTCATCGGGGATATCCTTCTTTCTTATGCGATTTTAGGCGCTTTGCTCTGGTTCTTAAGGAACAGGACTTCTTCTTGGTTATTTAAACTTTCCCTAGTTTGTCTGACAGTTGCCGTATTTTGCAGAATAGGTATGAGTTTGGCAGAAGTAGAATTCAAATCCCAGTTAGAGGCAAACCTTCCCCGCCTATTGGAAGAAAGCAGGAAGGCGTATTTAGGCGGGTTCTGGGAAAGTAATTTGCAGAGAACTAAGGATACCATTCTTTCCATTCCATTTCTGGTATTTTATCAATGGCCTACCGTTCTTTCTATGTTTGCACTCGGATTTTACGCCGCTAAAAATTCGATCTTTACCGATTGGGAAAAAACAAAACCCGGATTTAAAAAAATTTTTCCTTGGGCCTTAGTTCTAGGTATTTTAGGGAATCTTGTATATACATTACATTCCCGCCACATTCTTCCTGAAAATCCGAACGTATTCTTAAAGATACTGTACGCGATCTCGGATACTTTCAGCGCACCTGCACTCACATTCTGTTATGTGTATTTACTAGGAAATTATTATCATTCAGGAAGAAGTTTTGCAGACAGAATTTGGTTCGAGACGATGGGAAAATTCTCTTTAACCTGTTATTTGGGTGAATCCTTGGTTTGCACCTGGATCTTTTGCGGCTGGGGACTGGGTTATTTCGATCAAATAGGTAGTTATATTGTTCTACTTTTAACCGTTCCTATTTGGATTTTTTGGGGAGCATTTTCTCTAATTTGGAAGAGTAACTTTTCTTTAGGCCCGATGGAATGGATCTTAAGATCCTGGACCTATTGGAAGAAGATCAAAATAGTTTAG
- a CDS encoding MFS transporter, which translates to MINGLLSWILPSPSKPLRPESEVKTLYPKFRWRILEATFLGYSVFYTVRNNFPVVSKEIGQALSYSQEQIGNILAITAISYGIGKFLMGALSDRSNPKIFMPLGLVLTGICNICFGASSDYQTHFVLWGLNGLFQGMGWPPCGRSLGHWFSVKERGEKFAVWNIAHNVGGGLVGVIAAYSASWFGWRNAFYIPAALSFLTAVYLYFRLLDTPQSVGLPSIEEYSGTETDSAKVSESERELSFKEIFIDLVLLNKYIWVFAIANFFVYIVRYSLTDWGPSYLKFAKGASLEKGGISTLIYEFAGIGSTLLVGWYSDKVGGKRGLVSLVCMVPILFALFGILLIPSGYLWADLTLFGVVGFFIYPPVMLLGVAGLDFTSKKAVGTAAGFIGLFGYLGRTALSKGLGWMSTYSWFRWEYSIFIIFSSAILAIALLAFTWNWKPKH; encoded by the coding sequence ATGATAAACGGCCTGCTTTCCTGGATCCTACCCAGCCCTTCTAAACCATTACGCCCCGAGTCGGAAGTCAAAACTCTTTATCCAAAGTTCAGATGGAGAATTTTAGAAGCCACTTTTTTGGGATATTCCGTCTTTTACACCGTTCGGAACAATTTCCCGGTAGTTTCCAAAGAAATAGGTCAGGCACTCTCTTATTCACAAGAACAGATCGGAAATATTTTAGCGATCACCGCAATCTCCTATGGGATCGGAAAATTCCTGATGGGGGCCTTATCGGACAGAAGTAACCCTAAGATCTTCATGCCGCTGGGTTTAGTTCTAACAGGAATTTGTAATATATGTTTCGGCGCTTCTTCCGATTACCAAACACATTTTGTTTTATGGGGACTAAACGGCCTGTTCCAAGGAATGGGCTGGCCACCTTGCGGGAGATCCTTAGGCCACTGGTTCTCCGTCAAAGAAAGAGGGGAAAAATTTGCGGTTTGGAACATTGCACATAATGTAGGGGGCGGGCTTGTAGGAGTGATCGCAGCTTATAGCGCTTCTTGGTTCGGATGGAGAAACGCATTTTATATTCCTGCCGCCCTTTCATTTTTAACCGCGGTCTATTTGTATTTCAGATTATTAGACACACCTCAATCCGTTGGACTTCCTTCCATCGAAGAGTATTCGGGAACCGAAACTGATTCCGCAAAAGTTTCCGAATCGGAAAGAGAACTCAGCTTTAAGGAAATTTTTATAGATCTGGTGCTTCTAAATAAGTATATCTGGGTTTTTGCAATAGCCAACTTTTTCGTTTATATAGTCCGGTACAGCCTGACTGATTGGGGGCCTTCTTATTTAAAATTCGCAAAAGGAGCGAGTTTAGAAAAAGGAGGGATCAGCACTCTAATCTACGAATTCGCCGGAATAGGCTCTACCTTACTAGTCGGTTGGTATTCCGACAAAGTGGGAGGAAAAAGAGGATTAGTCAGCTTGGTATGTATGGTCCCAATCTTATTCGCATTATTCGGGATATTACTTATTCCTTCCGGATATTTATGGGCGGATCTTACACTATTCGGCGTGGTCGGATTTTTTATTTATCCACCTGTCATGTTATTAGGAGTTGCCGGACTGGATTTTACTTCTAAAAAAGCGGTCGGGACTGCCGCAGGATTTATAGGTTTATTCGGTTATTTAGGAAGGACTGCACTTTCCAAAGGATTAGGATGGATGAGTACATATTCCTGGTTTCGCTGGGAATATTCTATATTTATAATATTCTCGTCCGCGATCTTAGCCATAGCCCTGCTTGCATTCACTTGGAACTGGAAACCTAAACATTAA
- the thiL gene encoding thiamine-phosphate kinase produces the protein MNEEELISYLYPPGKEQENDCYSDKEGNLITTDTIAEGTHFRLDWSRPEDLANKLVEVNVSDIAAANGTPQKAFFNFGLSPSCNRKEFLEPFIDSFKKALSSYEIELCGGDTYRTQELNLTLTLLGKSTSPVDRKGGKPGDNVYLSGHIGASLLGYKILEGAHISLSPEVKKIALDRHLRPKSRLNLSRSLYSKNRIHAGMDLTDGLKQDVFKLARSSGVRIELDLDKLPFENGVKEAIGIEGVLISGEELELLFLSPEELPTSWEGISIRKIGNVFSLEEGESPHVRYSYEGKFYSPKESGFRHF, from the coding sequence TTGAACGAAGAAGAACTCATCTCCTACTTATATCCTCCCGGAAAAGAACAGGAAAACGACTGTTACTCGGACAAAGAAGGAAACTTGATCACAACAGATACGATAGCCGAAGGAACTCATTTCCGTTTGGACTGGAGTCGTCCCGAAGATTTGGCAAACAAATTGGTAGAAGTTAACGTATCGGACATAGCAGCGGCTAACGGGACTCCTCAGAAGGCATTTTTCAATTTTGGACTTTCTCCTTCCTGTAATCGAAAGGAATTTTTAGAACCGTTCATAGACTCATTTAAGAAAGCGTTAAGTTCTTACGAGATAGAACTCTGCGGTGGAGACACTTATAGGACCCAAGAGTTAAACTTAACTTTAACTCTATTAGGAAAATCGACTTCTCCTGTAGACAGAAAGGGAGGAAAACCCGGGGACAATGTATATTTGAGCGGTCATATAGGTGCTTCTCTTTTAGGTTATAAAATATTAGAAGGCGCCCATATTTCCCTTTCTCCGGAAGTCAAAAAGATCGCTTTGGATAGACATTTAAGACCTAAATCCAGACTGAACTTAAGCCGTTCTCTATATTCAAAAAACAGAATACATGCCGGAATGGATCTGACTGACGGACTTAAACAGGACGTATTCAAATTAGCTAGATCTTCCGGTGTCAGGATAGAATTGGATTTGGACAAATTACCGTTTGAGAACGGGGTTAAAGAAGCAATCGGGATAGAAGGAGTTTTAATATCCGGAGAAGAATTAGAACTTCTATTTTTATCTCCCGAAGAATTGCCTACTTCTTGGGAAGGAATATCCATCCGAAAGATAGGAAATGTTTTTTCCTTAGAAGAAGGTGAATCTCCTCATGTAAGATATTCCTACGAAGGAAAATTTTACTCTCCTAAAGAATCCGGATTTAGACATTTCTGA
- a CDS encoding YceI family protein, translating into MKSRINSFYQFALIFSVFSLAGSLQFNSLSAESSCKYSVSQEATGLEWKAFKFTEKTGVGGKFTKVSIAGAKSSANVPDALKGLKFSIDPLDLDSGNAERDPKIKGAFFGNLKKSGKIEGSVSSAKLDADGKSGTGVVKLHWNGVSKDVPLQFTLTGEVLEAKGSLDVNHWNAGKALTALNTVCSDLHKSKDGKSVLWPDVEITIKSTLKKDCK; encoded by the coding sequence ATGAAATCACGTATAAATTCTTTTTATCAATTCGCACTGATTTTTTCAGTATTCTCTCTTGCTGGAAGTTTGCAATTCAATTCGTTATCTGCAGAGTCTTCCTGCAAATATTCCGTGAGCCAAGAGGCAACCGGCCTTGAGTGGAAAGCTTTTAAATTCACCGAAAAAACCGGAGTGGGTGGAAAATTTACCAAGGTAAGTATTGCCGGAGCTAAATCTTCGGCTAATGTTCCGGATGCATTAAAAGGTTTAAAATTCTCTATCGATCCTTTGGATCTGGACAGCGGAAATGCGGAAAGAGATCCTAAGATCAAGGGGGCTTTTTTCGGAAATCTGAAAAAGAGCGGAAAGATAGAAGGATCGGTATCTTCTGCAAAACTAGATGCTGATGGAAAATCCGGAACTGGTGTGGTTAAGCTTCATTGGAACGGAGTGAGCAAAGACGTTCCTTTACAGTTCACTTTAACTGGAGAAGTTTTAGAAGCAAAAGGTTCTTTAGATGTAAATCATTGGAATGCAGGAAAGGCTTTAACCGCATTAAACACAGTTTGTAGCGATCTTCATAAAAGCAAAGATGGTAAATCCGTTCTTTGGCCGGATGTGGAAATTACTATTAAATCCACATTAAAGAAAGATTGTAAATAG